In Synechococcus sp. HK05, one DNA window encodes the following:
- a CDS encoding GGDEF domain-containing protein, whose translation MLQLLGERLRHSNLHARGAQALNQQLQTRALSDALTGALNRHWLEQQRSALEQCPQLALLLVDIDHFKAINDTHGHSCGDAVLQAVAKALRHGIRPSDALVRLGGEEFLVICQHDTEPEAAHGLGERHRQTVEKLRSEALPPVTISIGVALRTPDEAWGDQLERADAALYRAKGSGRNRVELG comes from the coding sequence TTGCTGCAGCTCCTCGGCGAGCGACTGCGCCACTCCAACCTGCATGCCCGAGGCGCGCAGGCGCTCAATCAACAGCTGCAAACCCGTGCCCTCAGCGATGCCCTCACCGGCGCCCTGAATCGCCACTGGCTCGAGCAACAGCGCAGCGCCCTAGAGCAATGCCCGCAGCTGGCGTTGCTGTTGGTGGATATCGACCACTTCAAGGCCATCAACGACACCCATGGCCACAGCTGCGGCGATGCCGTACTGCAGGCCGTGGCCAAAGCATTGCGCCATGGGATTCGGCCCAGCGATGCCTTGGTGCGGTTGGGGGGCGAGGAATTCCTGGTGATCTGCCAGCACGACACAGAGCCCGAGGCCGCGCACGGGCTGGGGGAGCGGCACCGCCAAACGGTGGAGAAACTCCGCAGCGAAGCATTGCCGCCCGTGACGATCTCGATCGGCGTGGCGCTGCGGACCCCGGATGAAGCCTGGGGCGATCAGCTGGAGCGTGCCGATGCTGCCCTCTACCGCGCCAAAGGCAGCGGTCGCAACCGGGTGGAACTCGGCTAA
- a CDS encoding cyclic nucleotide-binding domain-containing protein gives MKTGPPLLDQLLQLQAPLFAGIDPTLLQAWLAAAELRCHARGTTVLRADQLNSQTFLVLSGELVVSLQQGGTAALARIGPGDCVGEGQRSPRATPPLGCAASSRANSG, from the coding sequence ATGAAAACCGGCCCGCCGCTCCTGGATCAGCTTCTGCAGCTGCAGGCACCGCTCTTCGCCGGCATCGACCCCACACTGCTGCAGGCATGGCTGGCGGCGGCGGAGCTGCGCTGCCACGCCCGCGGCACCACGGTGCTGAGGGCCGATCAATTGAACAGCCAAACCTTCCTGGTGCTGTCTGGCGAGTTGGTCGTGAGCCTGCAGCAGGGAGGCACGGCGGCCTTGGCGCGCATTGGCCCCGGCGACTGCGTGGGCGAAGGTCAACGCTCACCCAGGGCGACACCACCGCTTGGGTGCGCTGCGAGCAGCCGAGCGAACTCTGGGTGA
- a CDS encoding cyclic nucleotide-binding domain-containing protein: MFGIESQRSIVRERMKLLLAAHDSEIVPVEIRAEPGELLLRQGAPAERVLLLTEGTVAIQVRQSDGAPHTLAIVEAEELLGEMGLFGNGVHSADVQVLEAPAQLIAVDSNQLLKAMLFDADLSIELLNLISQRCLQGNELVGLLLDGIKAAHNGDRALLGQTCAALRHRRHSIAAAADQLEALLQ, from the coding sequence ATGTTCGGGATCGAATCGCAACGCAGCATCGTGCGCGAACGGATGAAGCTCCTGCTCGCCGCCCACGACAGCGAGATCGTGCCCGTAGAGATCCGCGCAGAGCCTGGCGAGCTGTTGCTGCGCCAGGGCGCCCCAGCCGAACGGGTGCTCCTGCTCACCGAAGGCACCGTGGCGATCCAGGTGCGCCAGAGCGATGGGGCACCGCACACCCTCGCGATCGTGGAGGCTGAGGAGTTGCTGGGCGAAATGGGGCTGTTCGGCAACGGCGTGCATTCCGCCGATGTGCAGGTGCTCGAGGCGCCCGCTCAGTTGATCGCTGTGGATAGCAACCAGCTGCTCAAGGCCATGTTGTTTGATGCCGACCTCTCGATCGAACTGCTCAACCTGATCAGCCAACGCTGCCTGCAGGGCAATGAGCTGGTGGGGCTACTGCTCGATGGCATCAAGGCCGCCCACAACGGCGATCGCGCGCTGTTAGGCCAGACCTGCGCCGCACTGCGGCATCGCCGCCACTCGATCGCCGCCGCGGCCGATCAATTGGAAGCCCTGCTGCAATGA
- a CDS encoding Crp/Fnr family transcriptional regulator: MADFTLEQLQAWPLFASLSAEQCAQLLDRHLQSSHGSEQVFVMEQDWGESLFLLRSGMAKVRSYTADGDEVVMSVLGEGDVFGEMAALDGSARSADVVALTPVTLVKLRAAPFAALLQQDAGFALALARLEASRLRDLNQRFAIQSSDATTRLLDALAYLARRSSAANDPQALIPALAQRELGLLAGLARETASRTLSKLRSRGTVEELDGALRITDLQPLIKRGLLPAHSKGG; the protein is encoded by the coding sequence ATGGCCGATTTCACCCTTGAGCAGCTGCAGGCCTGGCCGCTGTTTGCTTCCCTCAGCGCCGAGCAGTGCGCCCAACTGCTCGATCGCCATTTGCAGAGCAGCCATGGCTCCGAGCAGGTGTTCGTGATGGAGCAGGACTGGGGTGAATCCTTGTTCCTGCTCCGCAGCGGTATGGCCAAGGTGCGCAGCTACACCGCCGATGGCGATGAGGTGGTGATGTCGGTGTTGGGGGAGGGCGATGTGTTCGGGGAGATGGCGGCCCTCGATGGTTCCGCTCGCTCCGCTGATGTGGTGGCACTCACCCCCGTGACCTTGGTGAAGCTGCGGGCGGCTCCCTTTGCGGCGTTGCTGCAGCAGGACGCTGGCTTTGCCTTGGCTCTGGCGCGGCTGGAGGCCTCGCGCCTGCGGGATCTCAACCAGCGTTTCGCCATTCAAAGCAGCGATGCCACCACCCGGCTGCTCGATGCCCTGGCCTACTTGGCCAGGCGCAGCAGTGCAGCCAATGATCCCCAGGCTCTGATTCCGGCCCTGGCGCAGCGGGAGCTGGGCTTGCTGGCTGGTCTGGCGCGGGAAACGGCGTCGCGCACCCTGAGCAAACTGCGCAGCCGCGGCACGGTGGAGGAGCTGGATGGTGCGCTGCGGATCACGGATCTCCAGCCCCTGATCAAGCGTGGGCTGCTGCCAGCGCACAGCAAGGGCGGTTGA